In one Solanum dulcamara chromosome 1, daSolDulc1.2, whole genome shotgun sequence genomic region, the following are encoded:
- the LOC129897906 gene encoding GPI ethanolamine phosphate transferase 2 isoform X1 yields the protein MDSSSLTCKKLTVIAVLAVLIQVFGLALFVLGFFPVKPALSGFSGVESFYPPGADSSEFQNTTNLSDSQLKYLYQELSLVPPLFDRLILMVIDGLPAEFVLGKDGEPPPKSFKEAMPYTQSLLTKGRAIGYHAKAAPPTVTMPRLKAMVSGAVGGYLDVAFNFNTQALLDDNIIVQFLKVGWKIVMHGDDTWLKLFPGMFSRHDGVSSFFVKDTVQVDQNVSRHVVDELSRTDWSLLILHYLGLDHVGHLGGRNSMLMAPKLGEMDEVIKTIDLNSLPTNNNDQGRTLLLVVSDHGMTENGNHGGSTFEETDSMALFIGPTNFGTGTPNKANQVDLASTLALLFGVPIPKNNVGMLMPETFKSLTVDQQLRLLELNSWQLLRLLEAQLPGLVCENFLCDDFRDDGSERTKGYSSLEETFCCLYMKAADLHRSWKSGEEKRSASGDNCHSILMAYHNFLRTASEWLSHRATDKPVGRLIFGVAAMLISCLILLSLLFLLGKQVFSEQNQQFSSANKDLSWWHLDEIFILVVIVIVVISMGSSSLVEEEQYIWHFMASSLYLLSLRKVMQQNTSAGTLDWKTNNYIQICSIFVILISGRFLRGWHQGGVNWTNLPDISKWLEQAGSTYIKLFQLVSVILLINISLVSLMWSRRSKKNFMTVVSLMHLFPGLLVLHYVTKYQDVAFRTGSYDATLMAQIIYAVLGFCSTAIVVAVPWYIPFQNRTLSVPEVQRKAWGLCFRDSAFVIGLSYVYYWSLLQLLLQQPVNSMPVLFLFLQVLASIWYSSGSNQHCRQWVEVAALYYMGMAGHFGLGNTNTLATIDVAGAYIGVWNHSTILSGVLMFIITYASPMLYLLSMVMYSSVKDTSGFVISQKGNIGSLLKRTLGFPCLVPLGLNSILLIAYTIVLLLMRNHLFVWSVFSPKFLYVCATTVCVCVGVSIVDSTVIYISLVLTYREKMQTHTD from the exons ATGGATTCATCTTCACTAACATGTAAAAAGCTGACAGTAATTGCAGTATTAGCTGTTTTAATCCAAGTATTTGGGCTTGCTCTCTTTGTTCTTGGTTTCTTCCCTGTTAAACCAGCACTCTCTGGATTCAG TGGGGTCGAGAGTTTTTATCCACCTGGAGCAGATTCATCTGAGTTTCAGAATACCACCAATTTATCAGATAGTCAGCTCAAATATTTGTACCAG GAATTGTCTTTGGTGCCTCCTTTATTTGATCGGTTGATACTCATG GTTATTGATGGTCTTCCAGCCGAATTCGTGCTTGGGAAAGATGGGGAACCTCCACCGAAGTCTTTCAAGGAAGCTATGCCATATACTCAATCATTATTGACCAAGGGGAGAGCAATTGGGTATCATGCAAAGGCTGCACCTCCTACTGTTACAATGCCTCGCTTGAAG GCCATGGTTTCTGGTGCAGTTGGGGGATATTTGGATGTTGCATTCAATTTCAACACACAAGCGTTGCTGGATGACAACATAATTG TTCAATTCCTAAAAGTTGGTTGGAAAATCGTGATGCATGGTGATGACACATGGCTTAAGTTGTTTCCTGGAATGTTTTCGAGGCATGATGGTGTTAGCAGTTTCTTT GTTAAGGACACTGTCCAAGTAGATCAAAATGTATCTCGACATGTGGTTGATGAACTTAGTCGCACTGACTGGAGTCTTCTG ATTCTTCATTATCTTGGCTTGGATCATGTTGGACATCTTGGTGGGCGCAATAG TATGCTGATGGCCCCCAAACTCGGAGAGATGGATGAAGTGATCAAGACGATCGATCTAAATTCTTTACCTACCAACAATAATGATCAAGGACGGACACTCTTG TTGGTAGTAAGTGACCATGGAATGACTGAAAATGGAAATCATGGAGGATCAACATTTGAGGAAACTGACTCTATGGCACTTTTTATTGGTCCGACAAATTTTGGAACAGGCACCCCTAATAAAGCCAACCAG GTGGACCTTGCTTCAACATTAGCTCTTCTTTTTGGTGTTCCAATACCAAAGAACAATGTTGGCATGTTGATGCCAGaaactttcaaatcattaacAG TTGACCAACAACTCAGGTTATTGGAGTTGAATTCCTGGCAATTGCTTAGGCTCCTTGAAGCGCAATTACCTGGTTTAGTATGTGAAAACTTCTTATGCGACGACTTCAGGGATGATGGATCTGAGAGGACGAAAGGTTACAGTAGTCTGGAAGAGACCTTTTGCTGTTTGTATATGAAGGCTGCAGATCTTCACAGATCTTGGAAGTCTGGGGAAGAGAAAAG ATCTGCTAGTGGGGACAATTGTCACAGTATTCTTATGgcatatcataattttttaagaacTGCAAGTGAGTGGCTATCTCATAGAGCAACTGAC AAACCTGTTGGCCGACTTATATTTGGAGTAGCCGCTATGCTCATTTCATGTTTGATACTGCTGAGCCTTCTGTTTCTTCTAGGGAAGCAAGTTTTCTCTGAGCAGAATCAGCAGTTTTCTAGTGCCAATAAGGACTTGAGCTGGTGGCATTTGGATGAGATTTTTATTCTGGTGgtaattgttattgttgtcaTAAGCATGGGATCTAGTTCTCTGGTTGAGGAAGAGCAATACATATGGCATTTCATGGCATCCTCACTTTATTTGTTATCTCTCCGAAAAGTAATGCAGCAAAATACAAGTGCTGGTACCTTGGATTGGAAGACAAACAATTATATCCAGATCTGCTCAATTTTTGTGATTCTCATTTCTGGGAGATTTTTGAGAGGATGGCATCAAGGTGGTGTTAATTGGACTAATCTTCCTGACATTTCAAAATGGTTAGAGCAAGCAGGAAGCACTTATATAAAGTTGTTCCAGCTGGTTTCCGTTATCCTCCTAATCAACATAAGCTTAGTATCTCTTATGTGGTCCCGGCGGTCAAAAAAGAACTTTATGACCGTAGTTTCCTTGATGCACTTGTTCCCAGGGTTGCTGGTTTTACATTATGTCACTAAATATCAAGATGTTGCATTCAGAACAGGTAGTTATGATGCTACTTTAATGGCTCAGATAATTTATGCAGTCCTAGGTTTCTGTTCAACAGCTATTGTTGTTGCTGTGCCATGGTATATACCTTTCCAAAATCGTACGCTTTCTGTTCCTGAAGTCCAAAGAAAGGCTTGGGGTTTATGTTTTAGGGATTCTGCGTTTGTGATTGGCTTGAGTTACGTATATTATTGGTCTCTTTTACAGCTATTGTTGCAGCAGCCTGTAAACTCAATGCCTGTACTATTTCTCTTCCTGCAAGTACTAGCTAGCATTTGGTATTCTTCTGGTTCCAACCAGCATTGCAGGCAGTGGGTTGAG GTTGCTGCACTTTATTACATGGGAATGGCAGGCCATTTTGGTCTTGGTAACACCAACACCCTAGCTACAATCGATGTTGCTGGTGCTTATATT GGTGTCTGGAACCACTCAACTATACTTTCTGGCGTCTTAATGTTCATTATTACGTACGCTTCACCAATGTTATACCTCCTTAGCATGGTGATGTACAGTTCTGTGAAAGACACAAGTGGTTTCGTAATTTCCCAGAAAGGCAACATTGGATCGTTGCTCAAGAGGACACTTGGTTTTCCTTGTCTGGTTCCGTTGGGTTTGAATTCCATTCTCCTGATAGCTTACACAATTGTGTTGCTGCTAATGCGGAATCATTTATTTGTTTGGAGTGTATTCTCTCCCAA GTTCTTGTACGTTTGTGCTACAACCGTTTGTGTTTGTGTTGGTGTATCTATTGTAGATTCAACTGTGATCTATATCAGTTTGGTCTTGACTTACCGAGAGAAAATGCAGACTCATACAGACTAG
- the LOC129885098 gene encoding uncharacterized protein LOC129885098, translating into MDQRQYKANGTHYSKFQTYLTASEYFLQQRNLEDCRNYALKAIEIDPNQTSPSQILAIANVLLLSTTINEDPNYYSILNLPLYTQNQQLIKTHFTNVTNLLNPNKNRYPFASEAFGVVLRAWSVLSNPTQKTLFDNGLKNKEKGRNTFWTVCPYCYYVYEFLKDYEDCCLRCQNEKCRRVFHGVSIVGPPPPPEVAEKGEYHCFGFSVLGEYLWSPFVATKTNENNVESEIVREKTNEKKAVDEFIEISDDDEEKDENGGKEKSLGVEEIIVETNGGEVDKGCTSIGGNLKKKRIKVVAKSSNKVLGKGDKVNMNEIVYNVEGNDDFEFGNVGEKTNENTVEFGNVREKTNENTIEFGNVEEKTNENIDEFGNVEEKTNENTVEFRNMEKKTDENTVEFGNPGEKTNENNVEFGIVGDNNVDFFMGEDDIYVRMQEGFDIGTLFF; encoded by the coding sequence atggatCAACGGCAATACAAAGCAAACGGCACCCATTATTCGAAATTCCAAACTTATCTCACTGCCTCTGAATACTTTCTTCAACAACGCAACTTGGAAGATTGTCGTAATTACGCTTTAAAAGCCATTGAAATCGACCCAAATCAAACTTCCCCTTCACAAATACTCGCTATTGCGAATGTATTACTTCTCTCTACCACCATTAACGAAGACCCAAATTACTATTCTATCCTTAACCTTCCTCTCTACACTCAAAACCAACAACTCATCAAGACCCATTTCACGAACGTTACGAATCTATTAAACCCTAACAAGAATCGGTACCCATTTGCTTCTGAAGCTTTTGGGGTTGTACTCAGAGCTTGGTCTGTTCTTTCGAACCCGACCCAGAAGACCCTTTTCGATAACGGGttgaaaaataaggaaaaagggAGGAATACTTTTTGGACTGTGTGTCCGTACTGTTACTATGTGTATGAGTTTTTGAAGGATTATGAAGATTGTTGTTTGAGGTGTCAGAATGAGAAATGTAGAAGAGTGTTTCATGGGGTATCGATTGTGGGCCCACCTCCGCCGCCTGAGGTGGCGGAGAAGGGTGAGTATCATTGCTTTGGGTTCTCTGTTTTGGGTGAGTATTTGTGGTCCCCTTTTGTGGCGACGAAGACTAATGAGAATAATGTTGAGTCTGAAATTGTGAGAGAAAAGACTAACGAGAAGAAAGCTGTGGATGAGTTCATTGAAATTtctgatgatgatgaagaaaaGGATGAAAATGGGGGAAAGGAGAAATCTTTAGGGGTCGAAGAGATAATTGTGGAAACTAATGGTGGAGAAGTGGATAAAGGGTGTACAAGTATAGGAggtaatttgaagaaaaagagGATAAAAGTGGTGGCAAAAAGTTCAAATAAGGTGCTAGGAAAAGGGGACAAAGTGAACATGAATGAGATTGTTTATAATGTTGAGGGaaatgatgattttgagtttGGTAATGTGGGAGAAAAGACTAATGAGAATACTGTTGAGTTTGGTAACGTACGAGAAAAGACTAATGAGAATACTATTGAGTTTGGTAACGTGGAAGAAAAGACTAATGAGAATATTGACGAGTTTGGTAACGTGGAAGAAAAGACTAATGAGAATACTGTTGAGTTTCGTAACATGGAAAAAAAGACCGATGAGAATACTGTTGAGTTTGGTAACCCCGGAGAAAAGACTaatgaaaataatgttgagtttGGAATTGTGGGAGATAATAATGTTGATTTTTTTATGGGAGAGGATGATATATATGTGAGGATGCAAGAAGGTTTTGATATTGGGacattgttcttttga
- the LOC129897906 gene encoding GPI ethanolamine phosphate transferase 2 isoform X2 gives MVIDGLPAEFVLGKDGEPPPKSFKEAMPYTQSLLTKGRAIGYHAKAAPPTVTMPRLKAMVSGAVGGYLDVAFNFNTQALLDDNIIVQFLKVGWKIVMHGDDTWLKLFPGMFSRHDGVSSFFVKDTVQVDQNVSRHVVDELSRTDWSLLILHYLGLDHVGHLGGRNSMLMAPKLGEMDEVIKTIDLNSLPTNNNDQGRTLLLVVSDHGMTENGNHGGSTFEETDSMALFIGPTNFGTGTPNKANQVDLASTLALLFGVPIPKNNVGMLMPETFKSLTVDQQLRLLELNSWQLLRLLEAQLPGLVCENFLCDDFRDDGSERTKGYSSLEETFCCLYMKAADLHRSWKSGEEKRSASGDNCHSILMAYHNFLRTASEWLSHRATDKPVGRLIFGVAAMLISCLILLSLLFLLGKQVFSEQNQQFSSANKDLSWWHLDEIFILVVIVIVVISMGSSSLVEEEQYIWHFMASSLYLLSLRKVMQQNTSAGTLDWKTNNYIQICSIFVILISGRFLRGWHQGGVNWTNLPDISKWLEQAGSTYIKLFQLVSVILLINISLVSLMWSRRSKKNFMTVVSLMHLFPGLLVLHYVTKYQDVAFRTGSYDATLMAQIIYAVLGFCSTAIVVAVPWYIPFQNRTLSVPEVQRKAWGLCFRDSAFVIGLSYVYYWSLLQLLLQQPVNSMPVLFLFLQVLASIWYSSGSNQHCRQWVEVAALYYMGMAGHFGLGNTNTLATIDVAGAYIGVWNHSTILSGVLMFIITYASPMLYLLSMVMYSSVKDTSGFVISQKGNIGSLLKRTLGFPCLVPLGLNSILLIAYTIVLLLMRNHLFVWSVFSPKFLYVCATTVCVCVGVSIVDSTVIYISLVLTYREKMQTHTD, from the exons ATG GTTATTGATGGTCTTCCAGCCGAATTCGTGCTTGGGAAAGATGGGGAACCTCCACCGAAGTCTTTCAAGGAAGCTATGCCATATACTCAATCATTATTGACCAAGGGGAGAGCAATTGGGTATCATGCAAAGGCTGCACCTCCTACTGTTACAATGCCTCGCTTGAAG GCCATGGTTTCTGGTGCAGTTGGGGGATATTTGGATGTTGCATTCAATTTCAACACACAAGCGTTGCTGGATGACAACATAATTG TTCAATTCCTAAAAGTTGGTTGGAAAATCGTGATGCATGGTGATGACACATGGCTTAAGTTGTTTCCTGGAATGTTTTCGAGGCATGATGGTGTTAGCAGTTTCTTT GTTAAGGACACTGTCCAAGTAGATCAAAATGTATCTCGACATGTGGTTGATGAACTTAGTCGCACTGACTGGAGTCTTCTG ATTCTTCATTATCTTGGCTTGGATCATGTTGGACATCTTGGTGGGCGCAATAG TATGCTGATGGCCCCCAAACTCGGAGAGATGGATGAAGTGATCAAGACGATCGATCTAAATTCTTTACCTACCAACAATAATGATCAAGGACGGACACTCTTG TTGGTAGTAAGTGACCATGGAATGACTGAAAATGGAAATCATGGAGGATCAACATTTGAGGAAACTGACTCTATGGCACTTTTTATTGGTCCGACAAATTTTGGAACAGGCACCCCTAATAAAGCCAACCAG GTGGACCTTGCTTCAACATTAGCTCTTCTTTTTGGTGTTCCAATACCAAAGAACAATGTTGGCATGTTGATGCCAGaaactttcaaatcattaacAG TTGACCAACAACTCAGGTTATTGGAGTTGAATTCCTGGCAATTGCTTAGGCTCCTTGAAGCGCAATTACCTGGTTTAGTATGTGAAAACTTCTTATGCGACGACTTCAGGGATGATGGATCTGAGAGGACGAAAGGTTACAGTAGTCTGGAAGAGACCTTTTGCTGTTTGTATATGAAGGCTGCAGATCTTCACAGATCTTGGAAGTCTGGGGAAGAGAAAAG ATCTGCTAGTGGGGACAATTGTCACAGTATTCTTATGgcatatcataattttttaagaacTGCAAGTGAGTGGCTATCTCATAGAGCAACTGAC AAACCTGTTGGCCGACTTATATTTGGAGTAGCCGCTATGCTCATTTCATGTTTGATACTGCTGAGCCTTCTGTTTCTTCTAGGGAAGCAAGTTTTCTCTGAGCAGAATCAGCAGTTTTCTAGTGCCAATAAGGACTTGAGCTGGTGGCATTTGGATGAGATTTTTATTCTGGTGgtaattgttattgttgtcaTAAGCATGGGATCTAGTTCTCTGGTTGAGGAAGAGCAATACATATGGCATTTCATGGCATCCTCACTTTATTTGTTATCTCTCCGAAAAGTAATGCAGCAAAATACAAGTGCTGGTACCTTGGATTGGAAGACAAACAATTATATCCAGATCTGCTCAATTTTTGTGATTCTCATTTCTGGGAGATTTTTGAGAGGATGGCATCAAGGTGGTGTTAATTGGACTAATCTTCCTGACATTTCAAAATGGTTAGAGCAAGCAGGAAGCACTTATATAAAGTTGTTCCAGCTGGTTTCCGTTATCCTCCTAATCAACATAAGCTTAGTATCTCTTATGTGGTCCCGGCGGTCAAAAAAGAACTTTATGACCGTAGTTTCCTTGATGCACTTGTTCCCAGGGTTGCTGGTTTTACATTATGTCACTAAATATCAAGATGTTGCATTCAGAACAGGTAGTTATGATGCTACTTTAATGGCTCAGATAATTTATGCAGTCCTAGGTTTCTGTTCAACAGCTATTGTTGTTGCTGTGCCATGGTATATACCTTTCCAAAATCGTACGCTTTCTGTTCCTGAAGTCCAAAGAAAGGCTTGGGGTTTATGTTTTAGGGATTCTGCGTTTGTGATTGGCTTGAGTTACGTATATTATTGGTCTCTTTTACAGCTATTGTTGCAGCAGCCTGTAAACTCAATGCCTGTACTATTTCTCTTCCTGCAAGTACTAGCTAGCATTTGGTATTCTTCTGGTTCCAACCAGCATTGCAGGCAGTGGGTTGAG GTTGCTGCACTTTATTACATGGGAATGGCAGGCCATTTTGGTCTTGGTAACACCAACACCCTAGCTACAATCGATGTTGCTGGTGCTTATATT GGTGTCTGGAACCACTCAACTATACTTTCTGGCGTCTTAATGTTCATTATTACGTACGCTTCACCAATGTTATACCTCCTTAGCATGGTGATGTACAGTTCTGTGAAAGACACAAGTGGTTTCGTAATTTCCCAGAAAGGCAACATTGGATCGTTGCTCAAGAGGACACTTGGTTTTCCTTGTCTGGTTCCGTTGGGTTTGAATTCCATTCTCCTGATAGCTTACACAATTGTGTTGCTGCTAATGCGGAATCATTTATTTGTTTGGAGTGTATTCTCTCCCAA GTTCTTGTACGTTTGTGCTACAACCGTTTGTGTTTGTGTTGGTGTATCTATTGTAGATTCAACTGTGATCTATATCAGTTTGGTCTTGACTTACCGAGAGAAAATGCAGACTCATACAGACTAG